In Macadamia integrifolia cultivar HAES 741 chromosome 5, SCU_Mint_v3, whole genome shotgun sequence, a single window of DNA contains:
- the LOC122079334 gene encoding RNA polymerase II degradation factor 1-like → MASGSSGRTGPGGSKGFDFGSDDILCSYDDIDNQEAPSGNLRDPVMSGSSGKMGRSSSLRGYNHQEEPLNQDLISTVEKTVKKYADNLLRFLEGISSRLSQLELYCYNLEKSVGEMRSDLVREHSEADSKLRSLEKHLQEVHRSVQILRDKQELAEAQKELAKLQLVQKESSSMSHSQHKEEGGTQSASDSKKVDSVPEGQNLQLALALPHQVAVSSSLPRPVEQQQALVAPHQTLPQNVHTQVQPPSYYPPQNQLPNPVPQTQLQPQDQYLQQADPQYQRPQMQDLSKQAPQPTQPPQPQVSQAQQMQQFLPYQQQWPQQFPQQVQQPQPPSLQPQVRPQTTPVYSSYLPTQPVNPSPETFSGSMPMQVSFSGLPPSGVGHAESMAYGYGGVIRPTVQPSLPPQLNIQRQPQPPTNQSAFGVHLSDGSFSGAGPHPQPQGQGYMMYEGEGGRTHPLPSHYQQGGYPPTHASLQNPKPSAGGNLLVRHPSSSQMMRSHMYSEMIEKAVSMGYMREHVAAVIHRLEESGQQVDFNSVLDRLNVHSSGGSQRGWSG, encoded by the exons ATGGCGTCAGGATCATCTGGTAGAACTGGCCCCGGTGGCTCTAAAGGGTTCGATTTCGGTTCTGATGACATTCTGTGTTCATATGACGATATTGACAATCAAGAAGCTCCTAGCGGCAACCTCAGAGATCCTGTGATGAGTGGCAGCTCGGGAAAG ATGGGGAGATCATCATCATTACGTGGCTATAATCATCAAGAAGAACCCCTCAATCAGGACCTGATTTCTACTGTAGAAAAGACTGTGAAAAAATATGCTGACAATCTACTTCGTTTCCTCGAGGGAATTAGTAGTCGTTTGTCACAACTGGAATTATATTGCTACAATCTTGAGAAATCAGTGGGAGAAATGCGTTCTGATTTGGTTCGAGAACACAGTGAAGCAGATTCAAAGCTTAGGTCTCTCGAGAAGCACCTTCAAGAA GTCCACAGGTCTGTGCAAATCCTTAGAGATAAGCAAGAACTTGCTGAAGCTCAGAAAGAACTAGCCAAGCTTCAGCTTGTACAGAAAGAATCTTCAAGCATGAGTCATTCGCAACACAAGGAAGAGGGAGGCACACAATCTGCTTCTGATAGCAAAAAAGTTGATAGCGTGCCTGAAGGTCAGAACCTACAGTTGGCTCTTGCTTTACCCCACCAAGTGGCTGTGTCGTCTTCTCTCCCACGACCTGTGGAACAGCAGCAGGCTTTGGTGGCTCCACACCAAACCCTTCCTCAGAATGTTCATACTCAGGTTCAACCACCTTCCTACTATCCCCCACAGAATCAGTTGCCTAATCCGGTGCCCCAAACTCAACTTCAACCTCAGGACCAATATTTACAACAAGCAGATCCTCAATACCAAAGGCCCCAAATGCAAGACTTGTCCAAGCAGGCACCACAGCCAACACAACCCCCACAGCCTCAAGTCAGTCAGGCCCAGCAAATGCAACAGTTTCTCCCTTACCAACAGCAGTGGCCACAGCAATTTCCCCAACAGGTACAACAACCACAACCACCATCTCTACAACCTCAGGTTAGACCACAGACAACACCAGTGTATTCATCCTACCTGCCTACTCAACCTGTAAACCCATCTCCTGAAACCTTCTCAGGAAGCATGCCAATGCAGGTCTCATTTTCTGGACTTCCTCCATCTGGAGTTGGCCATGCAGAATCTATGGCATATGGTTATGGTGGGGTTATTAGACCAACAGTACAGCCATCTCTTCCTCCACAGCTTAACATTCAGAGGCAACCACAGCCTCCAACCAACCAGAGTGCTTTTGGAGTGCATCTCAGTGATGGCTCCTTCTCAGGTGCTGGACCCCATCCTCAGCCTCAAGGGCAAGGATACATGATGTATGAAGGTGAGGGTGGAAGAACTCATCCACTTCCCTCACACTACCAACAAGGTGGCTATCCTCCAACACATGCCTCTCTCCAGAATCCAAAGCCTTCTGCTGGTGGTAATCTTTTGGTCCGCCATCCTAGCTCATCGCAAATGATGCGCAGCCATATGTATAGTGAGATGATTGAGAAAGCTGTAAGCATGGGTTACATGAGAGAGCACGTTGCAGCCGTGATCCACAGGTTGGAGGAAAGTGGGCAGCAAGTGGATTTTAACAGTGTTCTTGACAGGTTGAATGTGCACTCATCTGGTGGTTCTCAGAGGGGATGGTCTGGCTAA
- the LOC122079223 gene encoding callose synthase 12-like, translated as MSLRQRPPPPRGPPYGSAKGYNSPAASNGFTGGAAPPQPSAQYNIIPLHPSFPFPEVRAAEAALRTLGGLRKTPMDVWRDDMDLMDWLGGFFGFQNDNIRNQREQLVLHLANAQMRLQNPPGSFDSLDPTVVHRFSLKLLKNYTSWCSYLGHKSNIGIPDSHRDSSAADHRRELLYTSLYLLIWGEAANLRFIPECISYIFHHMAMDLNRILEDYIDETTGRPVLPTISGKDAFLDRVVTPIYNIIRAEADSSRNGTAPHSNWRNYDDINEFFWSPLCFQRLKWPINVGSNFFVISQRKGVGKTGFVEQRSFWNLYRSFDRLWVMLILFFQAAIIVAWEGTSTPSGALSNRNVQARLLTLFITWAGLRFLKSLLDVATQHSRVSRDTMLLGVRMILKCVAASGWTIVFGVLYGMIWSQRNQDGRWSAEANRKLVNFLEAVLVFIMPELLALALFILPWIRNFLEETNFKIFYVLTWWFQSRAFVGRGLREGLVDNIKYTLFWVVVLAFKFTFSYFLQIMPMVAPTKALLNLRIVDFKWHEFFSNTNRFAVGLLWLPVVLIYLMDLQIWYSIFSSFVGVMVGLFSHLGEIRNMEQLRLRFQFFASAMQFNLMSEEQMLSARTLERKFHDAIQRLKLRYGLGRPFKKIESNQIEMYRFALLWNEIIETFREEDIINDREVELLELPPNSWNIRVIRWPCFLLCNELRLALSQADELVDAPDKWLWRKICKNEYRRCAVIESYDSIKYLLLRIVKDGTAEHSIIINLFHEIDRAIQIEKFTQTYKTTALQQLLLKLITLLGLINKPKNDMSQMVNVLQALFEVFIKDFLKVRRTIEQLRQDGLMPLRPNNTSTGLLFEYAVELPGAENKSFYRQVRRLHTILISSDSMNNVPKNLEARRRIAFFSNSLFMNMPHAPRVENMLAFSVLTPYYNEEVIYAKEQLKSINDDGVSILFYLQKIYDDEWKNFMERMRREGMEYKGEIWTTKLRDLRLWASYRGQTLSRTVRGMMYYYKALKMLAFLDSASEMDIRAGSQELASLNSTKLDGSMNDTSRSPSSRNLSTESSGVNQGHEYETAMMKYVYVVSCQSYGAQKNKKGKDKAKDLAIAEEILYLMKNNEALRVAYVDEVETGKDQKEYYSVLVRYDTQLEKEIEIYRIRLPGPFKLGEGKPENQNHAIIFTRGDAIQTIDMNQDNYFEEALKMRNLLEEFRTYYGIRKPTILGVREHIFSGSVSSLAWFMSAQETSFVTLGQRVLANPLKVRMHYGHPDVFDRFWFLTRGGISKASRVINISEDIFAGFNCTLRGGNVTHHEYIQVGKGRDVGFNQISKFEGKVASGNGEQVLSRDIYRLGHRLDFFRMLSFFYTTIGFYFNTMMVILTVYAFLWGRLYLALSGIEAAMMENSNNNKALGTILNQQFLIQMGLFTALPMIVENFLEHGFLKAIWDFLMMQLQLSSVFYTFSMGTRTHFFGRTILHGGAGYQGTGRGFVVEHKSFAENYRLYARSHFVKAIELGVILTVYASYSTKARNTFVYIAMTISSWFLVVSWIMAPFVFNPSGFDWLRTVYDWDDFLNWIWYHGGVLTKEELSWETWWYKEQDHLRTTGLWGKLLEIILGLRYFVFQYGIVYQMRIAGGNTSIAVYLLSWIYMVVAVGIHVIISHARDKYAAKKHVYYRLVQLLVIVVIILVIILLLVFTPFQFLDIFTSSMAFIPTGWGLISIAQVLRPFLQSTVVWETVVALARLYDILLGVIVMAPVALLSWLPGFQFMQTRILFNEAFSRGLQISRILEGKKFKHGK; from the coding sequence ATGAGTTTGAGACAACGACCACCTCCCCCCCGTGGACCACCCTATGGCTCGGCCAAAGGTTACAACTCCCCTGCCGCCTCCAACGGCTTCACCGGAGGAGCGGCGCCACCACAACCCTCCGCCCAATACAACATCATCCCCCTGCACCCCTCCTTCCCATTCCCAGAAGTCCGAGCCGCCGAAGCTGCCCTCCGCACCTTGGGAGGCCTCCGCAAGACCCCCATGGACGTATGGCGCGATGACATGGACCTTATGGACTGGCTGGGTGGCTTCTTCGGCTTCCAAAATGACAACATTCGGAACCAAAGAGAGCAGCTGGTACTCCACCTAGCCAATGCCCAAATGCGCCTCCAAAACCCTCCCGGCAGCTTCGACTCCCTAGACCCCACTGTCGTCCACCGCTTCAGCCTGAAGCTCCTCAAGAACTACACCTCCTGGTGCTCTTACCTGGGACACAAGTCCAATATCGGGATACCCGATAGCCACCGCGATAGCTCCGCCGCTGACCACCGCCGTGAGCTTCTCTACACTTCCCTCTACCTTCTCATCTGGGGTGAAGCTGCCAATCTCCGATTTATCCCCGAATGCATCTCCTACATCTTCCACCATATGGCCATGGACCTCAATCGAATCCTCGAAGACTACATTGATGAGACCACTGGTCGACCGGTTCTCCCTACTATTTCAGGCAAAGACGCTTTCTTGGACCGTGTTGTCACCCCTATCTACAATATTATTCGTGCTGAGGCTGATTCTAGTAGGAATGGCACTGCTCCTCACTCCAATTGGAGAAATTATGATGATATTAATGAATTCTTCTGGAGCCCCCTCTGTTTCCAGCGACTCAAGTGGCCGATCAATGTTGGCAGCAATTTCTTTGTGATTTCTCAGCGTAAAGGTGTGGGTAAGACTGGGTTTGTTGAGCAGAGATCGTTCTGGAATTTGTATCGCAGCTTCGATCGGCTTTGGGTTATGCTCATACTATTCTTTCAAGCGGCCATTATTGTTGCTTGGGAGGGCACCAGTACTCCTTCGGGCGCGTTAAGCAATCGTAATGTGCAGGCAAGATTGCTTACTCTGTTCATCACCTGGGCGGGTCTTCGATTCCTTAAGTCgctgcttgatgttgctacccagCACAGTAGGGTATCCAGGGATACGATGTTACTTGGGGTGAGAATGATTCTGAAGTGCGTTGCTGCCTCGGGATGGACTATTGTGTTCGGCGTTCTCTATGGAATGATTTGGTCTCAGAGGAATCAGGATGGGAGGTGGTCTGCCGAAGCAAATCGAAAGCTGGTGAATTTTCTTGAGGCTGTCCTTGTGTTTATCATGCCAGAGCTGCTTGCATTGGCTCTGTTTATTCTGCCATGGATCAGGAACTTCCTTGAGGAGACAAATTTTAAGATCTTCTATGTGTTAACGTGGTGGTTCCAGAGCAGGGCCTTTGTGGGTCGTGGCCTCAGGGAAGGGCTTGTGGATAATATCAAGTATACCCTGTTCTGGGTTGTGGTTCTGGCTTTCAAGTTCACCTTCAGTTACTTCCTCCAAATCATGCCCATGGTAGCCCCAACCAAAGCTCTTTTGAATCTCAGGATCGTTGATTTCAAGTGGCATGAGTTCTTCAGTAACACGAATAGGTTTGCTGTTGGACTCTTATGGCTTCCTGTTGTCTTGATCTACCTCATGGATCTGCAGATATGGTACTCCATTTTCTCATCCTTTGTTGGGGTTATGGTTGGGTTGTTCTCACACCTGGGTGAGATTCGGAACATGGAGCAATTGAGGCTTAGATTCCAGTTCTTCGCAAGTGCGATGCAGTTTAATCTAATGTCGGAAGAGCAAATGTTAAGTGCCCGTACGCTGGAGAGAAAGTTCCATGATGCCATACAAAGATTGAAGCTGAGATATGGGCTGGGCAGGCCCTTCAAGAAGATTGAATCTAACCAGATTGAGATGTACAGGTTTGCACTGCTGTGGAATGAAATAATTGAAACATTTAGGGAAGAAGACATCATTAATGACCGTGAGGTTGAGCTTTTAGAACTGCCACCCAACTCTTGGAACATCAGGGTCATCCGTTGGCCTTGTTTCCTCCTGTGCAATGAGCTGCGTCTTGCTCTTAGCCAGGCAGACGAATTGGTAGATGCACCTGACAAATGGCTCTGGAGGAAGATTTGCAAGAACGAGTACAGGCGGTGTGCAGTTATAGAATCTTATGATAGTATTAAGTACTTGCTTCTTAGGATTGTCAAAGATGGAACAGCGGAGCATTCAATCATTATAAACTTGTTCCATGAGATTGATCGTGCGATTCAGATTGAGAAGTTCACGCAGACGTACAAGACTACTGCACTGCAGCAGTTACTTCTCAAGTTGATAACCCTTCTTGGACTCATTAACAAGCCAAAGAATGATATGAGCCAGATGGTGAATGTATTGCAGGCCCTATTCGAGGTTTTCATTAAGGATTTCCTGAAGGTGAGGAGGACTATTGAGCAGCTGAGGCAGGACGGATTGATGCCTCTCAGGCCAAACAATACCAGCACAGGGCTGCTATTTGAGTATGCTGTGGAGTTGCCTGGTGCTGAAAATAAGTCCTTTTATCGGCAGGTACGGCGTTTGCATACAATTCTCATCTCTAGTGACTCAATGAACAATGTTCCAAAGAATCTTGAGGCAAGACGGCGTATTGCATTCTTTAGCAACTCCCTCTTCATGAACATGCCCCATGCTCCCCGAGTTGAGAATATGTTGGCTTTCAGTGTCCTTACTCCTTACTACAATGAAGAAGTCATTTACGCCAAAGAACAGCTGAAGAGTATCAACGACGATGGTGTGTCTATCCTGTTTTATTTGCAGAAGATTTATGATGATGAGTGGAAGAACTTTATGGAGCGGATGCGAAGAGAGGGGATGGAATACAAAGGTGAGATATGGACAACCAAGCTCAGAGATCTCCGCCTTTGGGCATCATACAGAGGTCAGACGCTATCACGCACGGTAAGGGGAATGATGTATTACTACAAGGCTCTCAAGATGCTTGCCTTTCTTGATTCTGCATCAGAGATGGACATCAGAGCAGGTTCACAAGAACTAGCATCTCTTAACTCAACGAAGCTTGATGGTTCTATGAATGACACAAGTAGATCACCATCTTCCCGGAATCTTAGCACGGAGAGTAGTGGGGTGAATCAAGGCCATGAATATGAGACTGCTATGATGAAATACGTATATGTGGTCAGCTGCCAGAGCTATGGGgctcaaaagaataaaaaagggaaagataAAGCGAAAGATCTTGCTATCGCCGAAGAGATTTTATATCTGATGAAAAACAATGAAGCCCTCCGAGTTGCTTATGTTGATGAAGTTGAAACAGGGAAGGATCAAAAGGAGTATTACTCTGTCCTTGTGAGGTATGATACTCAATTGGAGAAGGAGATCGAAATCTACCGGATCAGGTTGCCTGGTCCTTTCAAGCTTGGAGAGGGTAAGCCAGAAAATCAGAACCATGCCATTATCTTCACTCGCGGTGATGCAATTCAGACCATTGATATGAACCAAGACAACTACTTTGAGGAGGCTCTCAAAATGCGGAACCTGTTGGAGGAATTCAGGACCTACTATGGTATCCGTAAGCCCACAATCTTGGGAGTCCGTGAACATATCTTCAGTGGTTCTGTTTCTTCACTTGCTTGGTTCATGTCTGCTCAAGAGACAAGCTTTGTAACCTTGGGACAGCGTGTTTTGGCGAACCCTCTGAAGGTGCGAATGCATTATGGCCACCCAGATGTGTTTGATAGATTCTGGTTCCTTACTCGGGGTGGCATTAGCAAGGCTTCCAGAGTAATCAACATCAGTGAAGACATATTTGCTGGATTCAATTGCACATTGCGGGGTGGCAATGTGACGCATCATGAATACATTCAGGTTGGTAAGGGAAGGGATGTTGGATTTAATCAGATATCAAAGTTTGAAGGGAAGGTTGCAAGCGGCAATGGTGAGCAGGTTTTGAGCAGGGATATCTACAGGTTGGGGCATAGGCTGGATTTCTTCCGGATGCTCTCATTCTTTTACACCACAATTGGATTCTATTTCAACACAATGATGGTGATCTTGACAGTCTATGCATTTTTGTGGGGCCGCCTTTATCTTGCTCTAAGTGGCATTGAAGCTGCTATGATGGAGAATTCTAACAATAACAAAGCTCTTGGCACAATCTTGAATCAGCAGTTCCTCATCCAGATGGGTCTTTTCACTGCCCTCCCAATGATTGTGGAAAACTTTCTTGAGCATGGATTTCTTAAAGCAATATGGGATTTCTTGATGATGCAGCTCCAGCTTTCATCTGTCTTTTACACATTTTCTATGGGTACTCGTACGCATTTCTTTGGCCGGACCATCCTTCATGGCGGTGCAGGGTATCAAGGAACAGGGCGTGGTTTTGTTGTGGAACATAAGAGCTTTGCTGAGAACTATAGACTCTATGCTCGTTCTCATTTTGTGAAGGCAATTGAGCTTGGGGTGATACTGACTGTTTACGCTTCATACAGCACCAAAGCAAGGAACACTTTTGTTTACATTGCCATGACAATCTCAAGTTGGTTCTTGGTAGTGTCATGGATCATGGCTCCCTTTGTTTTCAACCCTTCTGGCTTTGATTGGTTGAGGACTGTGTATGATTGGGATGATTTTTTGAACTGGATATGGTATCATGGTGGGGTGCTCACTAAAGAAGAGCTAAGCTGGGAGACATGGTGGTATAAGGAACAGGATCATCTGAGGACTACTGGTCTTTGGGGGAAATTGCTGGAGATAATTTTGGGTCTCCGTTACTTCGTTTTTCAGTATGGGATTGTATACCAGATGCGCATTGCCGGAGGAAACACCAGTATTGCTGTTTACTTGCTGTCTTGGATCTACATGGTTGTCGCGGTTGGAATTCATGTGATAATATCACACGCTCGAGACAAGTATGCTGCGAAAAAACACGTCTACTACCGCCTGGTTCAGCTCCTCGTCATTGTGGTCATAATTCTTGTGATCATTCTGTTGCTGGTGTTCACCCCTTTTCAATTTCTGGACATTTTCACAAGCTCAATGGCATTCATTCCTACAGGTTGGGGCCTTATATCCATTGCTCAAGTACTCAGACCCTTTTTGCAATCTACTGTGGTGTGGGAGACTGTTGTTGCCCTTGCTCGTCTATATGATATATTGCTTGGAGTTATTGTTATGGCTCCTGTGGCACTACTCTCATGGCTTCCTGGGTTTCAGTTTATGCAAACAAGGATCCTCTTCAATGAAGCATTTAGCAGAGGCCTCCAGATCTCTCGTATtctggaaggaaaaaaatttaagcaCGGGAAGTGa